A section of the Streptomyces xinghaiensis S187 genome encodes:
- a CDS encoding CGNR zinc finger domain-containing protein encodes MLINHDTRCALDSVIDLVNTSGEGGEPDALQNLADLHRFVHRHSISDIGTLGEDDLAAVRDVRARFAEVFAADGTTEAARLLNAMVAAAGTTPRLTDHDGYDWHIHYFAPGSSIADHLAADGGMALAFLVVAGERERLRRCEAPDCRRAFVDLSRNRSRRYCDSRTCGNRLHVAAYRARRREAAEQ; translated from the coding sequence GTGCTGATCAACCACGACACCCGGTGCGCGCTCGACAGCGTCATCGATCTCGTGAACACCTCGGGGGAGGGCGGCGAGCCCGACGCTCTCCAGAACCTCGCGGACCTCCACCGCTTCGTCCACCGCCACAGCATCAGCGACATCGGCACCCTCGGCGAGGACGACCTCGCCGCCGTGCGGGACGTCCGCGCCCGCTTCGCCGAGGTCTTCGCCGCCGACGGCACCACGGAGGCCGCACGGCTGCTCAACGCCATGGTCGCGGCCGCGGGCACCACGCCCCGGCTCACCGACCACGACGGCTACGACTGGCACATCCACTACTTCGCGCCGGGCTCCTCGATAGCGGACCACCTCGCCGCCGACGGGGGCATGGCCCTCGCCTTCCTCGTCGTCGCCGGCGAACGCGAGCGGCTGCGGCGCTGCGAGGCCCCGGACTGCCGCCGGGCCTTCGTCGACCTCTCCCGCAACCGTTCGCGCCGCTACTGCGACAGCCGCACCTGCGGCAACCGATTGCATGTGGCCGCCTACCGGGCCCGGCGCCGGGAGGCCGCGGAGCAGTGA